One genomic segment of Caldisericia bacterium includes these proteins:
- a CDS encoding ABC transporter ATP-binding protein — protein MAEPLVRVKNLKKYFPIHGGVLGGVIAWVKAVDEISFDIYEGETLGLVGESGSGKTTVGKTILQLYRPTDGEVYFEGKLINNLKGEELRKLRRNMQIIFQDPYGSLNPRMPISEIIGEPLVVHRLIKNRNEMLDRVVEVMELVGLRPEYLNRYPHEFSGGQRQRIGIARAIILNPKFVVCDEPVSALDVSIQSQVINLLNDLQEKLKLTYLFIAHDLAVIRHMCDRVVVMYLGKVMEIAENQELFENPLHPYTQALLSAVPVPDPEVKKERIILKGDIPSPINPPSGCVFHTRCPVAMPICKEVKPELREIKPGHFVACHAVK, from the coding sequence ATGGCAGAACCTTTGGTTAGAGTTAAGAATCTAAAGAAGTATTTCCCAATACATGGTGGAGTTCTCGGGGGAGTTATAGCATGGGTTAAAGCTGTAGATGAGATATCCTTTGACATATATGAAGGTGAAACACTTGGCCTTGTAGGTGAATCAGGTTCTGGAAAGACAACAGTAGGAAAAACAATCCTTCAGTTGTATAGACCAACAGATGGCGAGGTTTACTTTGAGGGGAAACTCATAAATAATTTGAAGGGAGAGGAGTTAAGAAAGTTGAGAAGGAATATGCAGATAATATTTCAAGATCCATACGGTTCTCTAAATCCAAGAATGCCAATTTCAGAGATAATCGGTGAACCTCTCGTAGTTCATAGACTTATAAAGAATAGAAACGAGATGCTTGATAGAGTTGTTGAGGTTATGGAACTTGTTGGATTAAGACCAGAGTATCTAAACAGGTATCCCCATGAATTTTCTGGAGGACAGAGGCAGAGAATTGGTATTGCAAGAGCTATAATTTTGAACCCAAAGTTTGTTGTTTGCGACGAGCCTGTATCTGCCCTTGATGTTTCCATCCAATCTCAGGTGATAAATCTTCTAAACGATCTTCAGGAGAAGCTAAAACTGACATACCTATTCATTGCTCACGATTTAGCAGTTATAAGACACATGTGTGATAGAGTTGTTGTTATGTATCTTGGAAAGGTAATGGAGATAGCTGAGAATCAGGAGTTGTTTGAGAATCCTCTTCATCCTTATACTCAAGCACTTTTATCTGCAGTTCCTGTTCCAGACCCAGAGGTTAAAAAGGAAAGAATAATCCTTAAGGGAGATATTCCTTCTCCAATAAACCCTCCGTCAGGGTGCGTTTTTCATACCCGTTGTCCTGTTGCAATGCCAATATGTAAAGAGGTAAAACCTGAACTTAGAGAGATAAAACCAGGGCATTTCGTTGCATGCCATGCTGTGAAATAA